The following are encoded together in the Capsulimonas corticalis genome:
- a CDS encoding tetratricopeptide repeat protein → MKTYTLNTVPCEKLCEITTRFGQDIAQDAGQTRAILNDFCGQNAQQYRREIFALVSAVEEHVPALLSAHAGEPMEIVVARMSKRLHDHRGLDVDLANWTVASWALALEIWDSTQISAYLQALQYSPPSVTVSMAALSPTGSTPTPPARSNLGKPALVSRSARFVRMAPGRKGPIIATSVALGCALASLGAVSVYNQSTHAINDGKPVHQTVPSPHQSTPLDNQMARDIINNAVEHLIVLQSKTELGALTRPEAALAQSSIRPRLRQADDLMQRAIRQNQQDQEAWELSARARYYLGDYNGAEARVNAAIRLFPSNSNLPTLRMRIQAMRKKQMRSISSHEKYIPNL, encoded by the coding sequence ATGAAAACTTACACGCTGAACACCGTGCCCTGTGAGAAGCTCTGCGAGATCACGACGCGTTTTGGTCAAGATATCGCTCAAGACGCCGGGCAGACGCGAGCGATCCTGAACGACTTTTGCGGTCAGAACGCGCAGCAGTACCGTCGTGAAATATTTGCTCTTGTGAGCGCCGTTGAGGAACACGTTCCAGCGCTTTTGAGCGCGCATGCCGGTGAGCCAATGGAAATCGTGGTCGCGCGGATGTCTAAACGTCTGCACGATCATCGCGGGCTTGACGTTGATCTCGCTAATTGGACGGTCGCTTCCTGGGCTCTGGCGCTGGAGATATGGGATAGCACCCAGATTAGTGCGTATTTGCAGGCGCTGCAGTATTCACCCCCGTCCGTGACGGTCTCCATGGCTGCATTGAGCCCCACAGGATCTACGCCGACACCTCCTGCGCGCTCCAATCTCGGCAAGCCGGCCCTCGTTTCCCGCAGTGCGCGTTTCGTACGTATGGCGCCAGGAAGGAAGGGGCCGATAATCGCGACTTCAGTAGCGCTGGGATGCGCTCTCGCGAGCCTAGGAGCTGTCTCTGTGTACAACCAGAGCACTCATGCAATCAATGATGGTAAGCCTGTGCATCAAACGGTTCCCTCCCCGCATCAATCAACTCCGCTGGATAACCAGATGGCTCGCGATATCATCAATAACGCAGTAGAACACCTGATCGTCCTTCAGTCTAAAACAGAGCTGGGAGCGCTTACGCGGCCGGAGGCGGCGTTGGCGCAGAGCAGCATTCGCCCACGGCTGCGCCAAGCGGACGATTTGATGCAGCGAGCCATTAGACAGAACCAGCAAGACCAGGAAGCGTGGGAACTAAGCGCTCGCGCTCGTTACTACCTTGGCGATTACAACGGGGCGGAGGCGCGCGTCAATGCCGCCATTCGCCTTTTTCCAAGCAATAGCAACCTGCCTACATTGCGAATGCGCATTCAAGCGATGCGAAAAAAGCAGATGAGGAGCATATCGTCGCACGAGAAGTACATCCCAAACCTCTAA